The DNA window TTACGCCGCTCCTGAGCGGGCGTCCAGCGCTCGGCGCGCTCAATCGCGCGGCGCGTCGTCGCGACGCCACGGCGGCGGGTTGGCCTTGACCCAGGCGCGGCGCTGCTCCGGGGTCATGTCGCGCCATTGGTTCATCAGCGCGCGCCGGCCGGTTTCGTCGAGCACGCGCATCTTGGCGTACAGGGCGCGCATCTGCTTGCGCTGCTCCGGGTCCAGGTGCTCCCAGTGCTTGAGCCCGCGGCGCGCGTTGCTGCGCTCCCGCGGAGTCATCTGCTGCCAGCGGCGCGCATGTTGCAGCATGCGCTGGCGTTCCTCCGGCGAGCTGTTCCAGCGTTCGCGCATCGGCGCGATCAGTTGTTCGCGCTGGGCCGGGCTCAGCTGCTCCCAGGCCGGCAACGGCGCGGCCGGCGGGTCGGCGGCGAACGCCGGCGCGGCGGCCAGCAGGGCGAGGCCGGCGAGGGCGAGGCCGGCGCGGCGGAGAGGGGCGAGGCGACGCATGGCGGGTTACTCCGGCTGAGTCGGCAGGGCGTCGCCATTGGACGCCAGCCACAGATAAAGATCGGGATTTTCGTCGAGCGCGGCGACCGAAGTGTCGGCGTCGTAGCCGATCGCGGGCGTTTGCTCGGCCAGGGCCGGCGCCGACGCGGTCGGGGCCGGCGGCGCGGGGCCGACGAACTGCAGTCCCAGGGCCAGGGCGACGGCGGCGACGCTGCCGCTGGCCAAGGCCCAGCCGAGCAGTCCGCCGCGTCGCGCCCGGGCATGCGCGGTGTCGTTGCGGATGCTGCGCAGGCGGGCGCGGGTGGCCGGTTCGACCCGGTCCAGGGCCTGTCGATGCAGGGCGCGCATGGCTTCATCGAAACGCGCGTCGCGCTCGTCGCCGGCGGCGGGCGCCGGCCCGGGGCTGTTGTGTGTGTTGCGGATCATCGCCATTCCTCCAATTGCCGCTGCAGGGCTTCGCGTGCGCGCGACAGATGGGTTTTCACCGCGCCTTCGCTGCAACCCATCGCCCGCGCGGTCGTGGCGACGTCGAGTTCTTCCAGCACGCGCAGGCTGAAGGCCTCGCGTTGGCGTCGCGGCAGCGCGGCCAGGGCCTGCGACAGCCGGGCATAGGCTTCGCGGCCGTCGTGGGCGCGCTGCGGATCGGGGCCGTCGTCGGCCCAGTCCAGCGGCGTGTCGTCTTCGCGCGCCGCCGGGGCCAGCCAGCGCAGCCGGAAGGTGCGCCGGCGCTGCAGGTCGACGATGCGGCTGCGCAGGATGCTCCAAAACAGCGGCGTCCATTCGGTGGCCGGGCGTTCGCGATAGGCCAGCATCTTCATCATCGCGTCCTGGACCGCGTCCAGCGCGTCCTCGCGATGGCGCAGGCCGAGTTCGGCGAAGCGGAACGCGCGCGCGCTCAACCCGGCCAGGAAAGCATCCAGGCTGGCCGGCGCACGGGCCGGCGCGCCCCCGGGCGGGACGGGGGCGGGCCGTTCCGGCGGGGACGGCGCAGGCTCCAGCGGCAGCGGTTCGGCGTCGACGCTCACTGGCTCCAGCATACGGGCGCCTGGCGGTTGCAGCACCTGGGCGGCTCCTCAGCGTGCCGCGCGCGGACGGCGGGCGCGACGGTGGGGGGACGGGTTCGGCATCGCGGGATCCTGGGCGACGTAATGGGCATCACATTCGGAACCGGAAACGCGCCGCCGGCTGGGCGGTTGACGAGGCTGGCGCTGTATTCAGGGCCGGTTATGATGCGGAAGACATCGCATGGGGACAGGTTCGGATGAACGACGGTTTCGTGGCGCTGTATATCTTCATGTTGGCCGCGATCGCCGGCCACGTGATCATCTCGCGGGTCCCGGTGATCCTGCATACCCCGCTGATGTCGGGCTCCAACTTCATCCACGGGATCGTCCTGATCGGCGCGATCATCGTGCTCGGCCACGCCGAAACCCCCCTGGAAAAGGCCATCGGCTTCGTCGCCGTGCTGCTCGGCGCCGGCAACGCCGCCGGCGGCTACGTGGTGACCGAGCGCATGCTGGAGATGTTCAAGTCGAGCAAGATGGCGGGTGGCGCATGAGCGGATCGTCGCTGGAGAACGGGGCTCAGGACTCGGCTCTCGGGTCCCGCAAGAGCGCCGATGGCGCCGCAGCCACCGGGGTTGTCGGGCTCGAACGCCGAATTACGAATCCCGAATCCCGAAGCCCGACGGAGGCGAACGCATGAGTGGGCTGGATATCCTGGTCAAGTCCAGCTACCTCGTCGCCGCCACCTTGTTCCTGCTGGGCCTGCAACGCATGGCCTCGCCGGTGACCGCGCGCAGCGGCATCCGCTGGGCCGGCGCCGGCATGGTCATCGCCACCGCCGCGACCTTCCTGCTGCCCGGGCTGCACAACCTGGGGCTGATCGCGCTCGCGCTCGGCATCGGCACGATCCTGGCCTGGGTTTCGGGCAAGAAGGTGGCGATCACCGACATGCCGCAAATGGTCGCGCTGTACAACGGCATGGGCGGCGGCTCGGCGGCGGCGATCGGCGCGGTCGAACTGCTGCGCCTGGCGGCGCGCTTGCCCGCCGATCCGCTGCAGGCGCAGCTCGAGCGCGGCGTGATCGAGATGCAGACGCCGACCGTGGCCCTGGTGCTGGCGGTGGTCGGCGCGGCGATCGGCGCGGTCTCGCTGTCGGGTTCGGTGATCGCCTGGGCCAAGCTCGACGGACGGCTCGACAAGCGCGTGGTGTTCCCCGGCCAGCAGGTGTTCAACGCCGTGGTCGCGCTGGCGATGGTCGTGCTCGGCGTGGCCGCGATCGCGACCCTCAACGTGCCGATCATCATCGCCTTTTTCGTGGTCGCGCTCGCCCTGGGCGTGCTGATGACCCTGCCGATCGGCGGCGCCGACATGCCGGTGGTGATTTCGCTGTACAACGCCTTCACCGGCCTGGCGGTGGCGTTCGAAGGCTATGTGCTCGGCAACGAGGCGCTGATCATCGCCGGCACCATGGTCGGCGCGGCCGGCATGCTGCTGACCCGGTTGATGGCCAAGGCCATGAACCGGCCGATCCGCAACGTGCTGTTCTCCAACTTCGGCGGCGGCGGCCAGGCGCAGGAAATCAGCGGTACGCAGAAGCCGATCGAGGCCGGCGACGTCGCGGCGATGATGGCCTTCGCCGAGCGCGTGGTGATCGTGCCCGGCTACGGCCTGGCGGTGGCGCAGGCCCAGCACAAGATCTGGGAACTGACCCAGAAGCTGATCGAGCGCGGGGTCAAGGTGAAGTTCGCGATCCATCCGGTCGCCGGGCGCATGCCGGGGCATATGAACGTGCTGCTGGCCGAGGCCGGCGTGCCCTACGACCTGATCGCCGACATGGACGACATCAATCCCGAGTTCGCCAACACCGACGTATCGTTGGTGATCGGCGCCAACGACGTGGTCAATCCGGTCGCCAAGACCGATCCGGCTTCGCCGATCTACGGCATGCCGATCCTGGACGTGGTCAATTCCAAGAACACCATCGTCATCAAGCGCGGCAAGGGCACCGGTTTCGCCGGCATCGAGAACGCCCTGTTCTATGCCGACAACACCCGCATGCTGTACGGCGACGGCGCCGAGATGGCCAGCGCGCTGGTGTCGGAGTTGAAGGCGCTGGATGGCGGCGGGCATTGACGCCGGAGGCGATCGGCGAGCGGCGAGAAACGAGCGACGAGGATGAGCGACGAGCCGCGGCACTAGCGGCTCGTCGCCGTTCACTCCGCACCTTATGGGTTGCAGGTTGCGTTGGCCGGCCCGCGGTACGGTCGTCCGGCAAAGAGCAGCGAGCCAGGGCGGCGACTCGTAGTCCGCGGCGTCCGCCGGCGCCTAGCGCCGGCCCCGCAGGCCTCGTCCGACCGCCCATGCGATCGGCCAGGCCACGCACATCACGTGCACCAGCACGCTGAGCACGATCCAGACCACGTCGTCCGGCAGGCCCTTGCCGCCCGCGCGCGACAGCGGCACGACGATGAAATTCATCGCCACGAACAGCCACAGGCCGTACAGGGTCGAGGCGATCCACGGATGGCGGCGCATCCACGCCAGCCGGACCGCGGCGACGGCGTAGACCGCGGCCATGACCAACGCGATGAAGTAGTGCAGGAACAGGCCCAGCGCCGCGGTCGGCGCGCCGCCGGCGAGCGCGGTCTCGCGGCCGACCAGCCCCGAGGCGACGCTGTGCAGCACGCGCTGCGCGGGGACGCCCACTGTCAGGCCCCAGTACGAGATCGCATAGGCGATATCGAGCGTGGCGGCGATCAGGCCGCCGACCAGGGTCCACAAGAGCAGATTCGACGACGGCGCGGAGCGATGCGAGCGAGAAACGTCGGTCATGGCGAGGCTCGATAAGAGGACGGCGGCCACCGCCAGGTCGGACCGCAGTGACGGCGCCGCGCGACGGCGGCGCCCATGATGTCGGCAGGGCGGGTCAGGCGACCCGTGCCGTCGGTGGTTCCAGCCGCCGCGCCTGGGTCGCGGTCAGGCCGAAAGAGTTCTTGAACGCGCGGCAGAACGCGCTCTGGCTTTCGAAGCCCAGCGCCTCGGTGATCTCGCATACCGGCATGCGGGTTTCGCGGACCATGCGCCAGGCCCGGTCCGAGCGCAGCCGCGAGGCGAACTCGGTCGGGGTTTCGTCGAACACTTCGCGGTAGATCCGGATCAGATGACACGGCGAATAGCTGGCGCAGCGGGCCAACCGGCCGAGGTCCAGACGCAGTTCGGGATGGCGCCGGATCAGGTGCTGGACCCGCAACAGGCGCAGCAGGGTCTGCTGGCGCCGGCGTTGAGTGCGGCCGCTGCAGCGCGGCAGGCGCGCCAGCAGGTCGCGCTGTTGTTCCAGCAGCAATGCGCACAGGGTGCGCAACAGCGCGCCGGCATTGCGCTCGCCGGCCGGCTCGATCCGCCGCGCCAGTCGCACCAGCAGGCGTTGCGCATCGCGCGGCGCGGCGCCCTCCCAGGGCAGCGGTTCCTCCAGCGCGGCGCCCTCGGCCGGCGCGGGCAGATGCGGGCGCCAGGCGGTCTCCGGGCCGCACAGGCACAGCCACCAGCACGGCACCCGCGCGCTGCTGCGCAGGCGGCCGTCGCGCCAGACCTGCAGGTGCCCGGGCGCCAACTCCCAGGTGCTGTCGGCGGTTTCCAGCCGCAGCGGACCGCGCAGCGGCAGCCACAGCGACAGCCAGCCGGCAGGCAGTTCCAATTGGACCGCGCGTCCCGAGGCGCGGATCAGGTGCAGGCCCGGCCGCGCGGCGGACAGGTCCAGGTGTTCGGCGAAATGGATCCGGTGGTGGTGCAGGTTCATGCGTCCCTCGTCCTGGTGGCGCAGCGGTGACCCGGCGATGGCTCCTACGCTAGCCAGCCGGCCCCCGCGGCTGGAGGGCCAATCAGCCCGGACTCGAAGGAGCCAATTGACGCCCGGCCAGTCGCGGCCGTTGGAGCCGCCGCCGTCGCATTGCGTTATGCGACGGGCAGGGCCGGCTTATGCAGAATTCGACCGACTGGCGGCAGTGGTCTCCCCGGCGGGACAATGGCTTGGCACTATCGGACGCTCGGACGGCCCGCGGGGGGCCAATCGGAGCCGCGCACATGTATCTGCCGCTCGACGGTCGCGGACCTTTGCACGGCCAATTGGTCCGCTCGCTCAAGGACGCGGTGCTCGGCGGGCGGTTGCCGGCCGGGCTGCGCTATCCGCCCAGCCGGCTGCTGGCGCAGCAGCTGGACCTGTCGCGCAACACCGTGCTGGCCGCCTACGAGCAATTGCGCGCCGAGGGTTTCATGCAGGCCCGGGTCGGGTCGGGCAGTTATGTGGTCATGCCGGGCGCGCCGGTGCAGCCGCGCAGCGAGCCGCCGCAGCGGGTACCGCCGCAAAGCGCCTATGCGCGCCGCTTGCGCCGCTATCACGATCATGGCGCCATGCCCGGCCGCGGCGTGCCGGGCGTGCTGCACAGCTTCCAGTACGGCGTGCCGTTCACCAATCCGCTGCTGACCTCGGCCTGGGCGCGCGCGCTGTCGCACGCGGCCGCTTACACCCCACCGAACTATCCCACCGCGCAGGGCCTACCGATGCTGCGCGCGGCGGTCTGCGAATACCTGTCGCTGCGGCGCGGAGTGCAAGCGCGGCCGGAGGACGTGATCGTGGTGACCGGCACCCAGCAGGCGGTGAGCCTGACCGCGCGGGTGCTGCTCGATGAAGGCGACGAGGTCGCGATCGAAGAGCCGCAGTATTTCGCCGTGCGCGAGGCCCTGCAGATCCACGGCGCGCGGCTGGTGCCGGTGCCGGTCGACCGCGAAGGGCTGCGCACCGACCTGTTGCCGGAGCGTCCGCCGCGGCTGATCTGCGTGACCCCGTCGCATCAGTTTCCGACCGGCGCGCTGATGTCGCTGGCGCGCCGGCGCGCGCTGCTCGACTACGCCTGCCGCCACGACTGCTGGATCTTCGAGGACGACTACGACGGCGAGTTCCGCTACGACGCGCAGCCCCACGCGGCCTTGTGCGGGCTCGACGACAGCCGGCGGGTGATCTACACCGGTACCTTCTCCAAAGTGCTGTTCCCCTCGCTGCGGCTGGGCTACATCGTCGCCCCGCCGGGCCTGCGCGACGATTTCGTCAGCGCCAAGTGGGTCGACGACTTCGGCTCGCCGGCGATCGAGCAGGCCGCGCTGGCGCATTTCCTCGCCGACGGCGGTTTCGAACGGCATCTGCGCCGCACCGCCAAGACCCTCAAGCAACGGCGCGACGCGCTGCTCGGCGCGCTGCGGCGCTCTTGCGGGGAGGCCTTGGACATCGACGATTCGAACGCCGGCATGCACCTGCTGGTGTGGCTGCGCGGGCGCAGCGCGGCGCAGGGCGATGCGTTCATCGCGTTGGCGCAGCGGCGCGGGCTGGGGCTGTATTCGATCGCGCCCTACTATTTCGATCCGCCGGACCGGGCGGGCTTGCTGCTGGGCTATGGCGCCCTGTCGGTGGCCGAAATCGAAGAGGCGGCGCGCCTGTTCGCCGCCTGCCTGGCGGAGATGGATTTCCCCGAGTGACGCGCCGCGGCCGTGCCGTCCATGCAGGCGCGGCGTGAGCTGCGACCCCGGGACGCGCAGAGAACCCAACGCCGGCGCCATCGATCGAAACCCGACATCGTCGCGGGGCGGGGTAGGCGCAACGCAAGTCGCGACCGCCCTCTCGCCCGGTCGCCGCGTCTTTGTCCTGGGCCCCTTTGTAGGAGCGGCGTAAGCCGCGACCACGGGACGCGCAGAGAAATCAACGCCTTCGCTATTGATCGAAGCTCAAAACCGTAGCGCCGGCGTCTATGGACAAAAGCTCCAAGCGAAGCTCCCGTCCGCAAACGGCCGGGTCACTTTCTTTGTCCAAGGCGACAACGTCCTACTGGATTTCCTTCGGTCAAAAAGTAGCCAAAGAAAACGCCATGGCCGTTTCGCATCAAGGGCCACTATGGGACGTAGCCTGCGCAGGGCTGCTCCGCACAGGCCCTCCCCGGTCTGTCCGAAGCGGCACCAAGCTCTTCATGGCAACGGCAACGCTGGGCACGGCGTCGTTGCTTTGGGGCAGGGGCGCAAGCCGCGACCGCGTTGCCGCGGTATCGCATCGTTAGCGCCCGCAGCCGCCAACCGCCTCAGCGCGAGGCGACCACCGCCACCGCCGCGGCCAGCGCCAGCCAGATCAGGTCGGTGCCGCTATTGGCCAGCTGGAACAAGGTCCAGGCGAAATTCGGGCCCAACCGGGTCGAGGACTCCAGCGGACCGAAACCGAGCATGCCGCCGTACTGGCTCGCGGCGATGCCCCAATTGGCGATCAGCACGATCAGCGCGCTCGCCGCCAATCCCAGACCGGCCCGGCGCGGGCCCGGGCGCCAGCCGCCCAGGCGCAGCATCCAGGCGATGTCCAGCGCGCCCAGCACCGCCATCCAGCTGCACTGGCGGTCCCAGGCCACCGCCAGCAACACCCAGAACGCGGCGAAACCGACCGTGCCCAGGGCCAGCAGCAGCCAGGAGAATGCGGTCACCCGGCGTTGCGCGCGCTCGGTCTGGCGGGGGGCACGGGGTTCGGTCGGCACGGCGACGGTCATCGGCGGAACACTGTGGGCGGGGCAAGCCCTACAGCATAGCCGGCCGGGGCCGGTAGAATAGGCCTTCTTGTGCTGCGGCACGGCGTCCCCATCTTTCCGGCATGTACTCCCGCAGCAGCGAACCCGTCCGTTTCGAGCGCGATTGCGCCGTCGTCATGGTCCCCCAAGGCGAGCAGGTGACCCTGCCGGCCGGCAGCGTGGGCTACATCACCCAGGCCCTGGGCGGCAGCTACACGGTGTTCGTCGAGGGCAACCTGTTCCGCATCCACGGCCGCGACGCCGACGCCATCGGCAAAGAACCGCCGGAACCGCTGGAGCTGCCCGAAGGCGCCGACGACGAAGCGGTCGAACGGCTGGTGTGGCAGCAACTGCGCACCTGCTTCGACCCGGAGATCCCGATCAACGTGGTCGAGCTGGGCCTGGTCTACGAAGCGGCGGTCAAGCATCGCGACGACGGCCAGCGCACGGTCGAGGTGCGCATGACCTTGACGGCGCCGGCCTGCGGCATGGGCGATATCCTGGTCGACGACGTGCGCAGCAAGCTGGAGATGATTCCGACCGTGGCCGAGGCCGATGTCGAACTGGTGTTCGATCCGCCGTGGAATCGCAACATGATGTCCGAGGCCGCGCGCCTGGAAACCGGCATGCTGTGACTGCATCGGCGCCGGGCGGATCCGGCGCCGATCGGCGAACCCGCCGGCGTCGCGCGCCGAACCGGATGAGCGCCCGCATCGCGATCGCAGGCCTTCGACTGTACGAACGCGTGCGCTGATACAAAAAGCACATTAATTCCCGTTGCGACGATCGCCGATCCGTCGCCAACCTGTCGCGATTCCGAAACGTATGGTGCCGATACGTGATCGGACGCACGG is part of the Lysobacter firmicutimachus genome and encodes:
- a CDS encoding DUF3106 domain-containing protein, coding for MRRLAPLRRAGLALAGLALLAAAPAFAADPPAAPLPAWEQLSPAQREQLIAPMRERWNSSPEERQRMLQHARRWQQMTPRERSNARRGLKHWEHLDPEQRKQMRALYAKMRVLDETGRRALMNQWRDMTPEQRRAWVKANPPPWRRDDAPRD
- a CDS encoding RNA polymerase sigma factor, whose product is MLEPVSVDAEPLPLEPAPSPPERPAPVPPGGAPARAPASLDAFLAGLSARAFRFAELGLRHREDALDAVQDAMMKMLAYRERPATEWTPLFWSILRSRIVDLQRRRTFRLRWLAPAAREDDTPLDWADDGPDPQRAHDGREAYARLSQALAALPRRQREAFSLRVLEELDVATTARAMGCSEGAVKTHLSRAREALQRQLEEWR
- a CDS encoding NAD(P) transhydrogenase subunit alpha; protein product: MNDGFVALYIFMLAAIAGHVIISRVPVILHTPLMSGSNFIHGIVLIGAIIVLGHAETPLEKAIGFVAVLLGAGNAAGGYVVTERMLEMFKSSKMAGGA
- a CDS encoding NAD(P)(+) transhydrogenase (Re/Si-specific) subunit beta encodes the protein MSGLDILVKSSYLVAATLFLLGLQRMASPVTARSGIRWAGAGMVIATAATFLLPGLHNLGLIALALGIGTILAWVSGKKVAITDMPQMVALYNGMGGGSAAAIGAVELLRLAARLPADPLQAQLERGVIEMQTPTVALVLAVVGAAIGAVSLSGSVIAWAKLDGRLDKRVVFPGQQVFNAVVALAMVVLGVAAIATLNVPIIIAFFVVALALGVLMTLPIGGADMPVVISLYNAFTGLAVAFEGYVLGNEALIIAGTMVGAAGMLLTRLMAKAMNRPIRNVLFSNFGGGGQAQEISGTQKPIEAGDVAAMMAFAERVVIVPGYGLAVAQAQHKIWELTQKLIERGVKVKFAIHPVAGRMPGHMNVLLAEAGVPYDLIADMDDINPEFANTDVSLVIGANDVVNPVAKTDPASPIYGMPILDVVNSKNTIVIKRGKGTGFAGIENALFYADNTRMLYGDGAEMASALVSELKALDGGGH
- a CDS encoding AraC family transcriptional regulator, with translation MNLHHHRIHFAEHLDLSAARPGLHLIRASGRAVQLELPAGWLSLWLPLRGPLRLETADSTWELAPGHLQVWRDGRLRSSARVPCWWLCLCGPETAWRPHLPAPAEGAALEEPLPWEGAAPRDAQRLLVRLARRIEPAGERNAGALLRTLCALLLEQQRDLLARLPRCSGRTQRRRQQTLLRLLRVQHLIRRHPELRLDLGRLARCASYSPCHLIRIYREVFDETPTEFASRLRSDRAWRMVRETRMPVCEITEALGFESQSAFCRAFKNSFGLTATQARRLEPPTARVA
- a CDS encoding PLP-dependent aminotransferase family protein, yielding MYLPLDGRGPLHGQLVRSLKDAVLGGRLPAGLRYPPSRLLAQQLDLSRNTVLAAYEQLRAEGFMQARVGSGSYVVMPGAPVQPRSEPPQRVPPQSAYARRLRRYHDHGAMPGRGVPGVLHSFQYGVPFTNPLLTSAWARALSHAAAYTPPNYPTAQGLPMLRAAVCEYLSLRRGVQARPEDVIVVTGTQQAVSLTARVLLDEGDEVAIEEPQYFAVREALQIHGARLVPVPVDREGLRTDLLPERPPRLICVTPSHQFPTGALMSLARRRALLDYACRHDCWIFEDDYDGEFRYDAQPHAALCGLDDSRRVIYTGTFSKVLFPSLRLGYIVAPPGLRDDFVSAKWVDDFGSPAIEQAALAHFLADGGFERHLRRTAKTLKQRRDALLGALRRSCGEALDIDDSNAGMHLLVWLRGRSAAQGDAFIALAQRRGLGLYSIAPYYFDPPDRAGLLLGYGALSVAEIEEAARLFAACLAEMDFPE
- the sufT gene encoding putative Fe-S cluster assembly protein SufT — protein: MYSRSSEPVRFERDCAVVMVPQGEQVTLPAGSVGYITQALGGSYTVFVEGNLFRIHGRDADAIGKEPPEPLELPEGADDEAVERLVWQQLRTCFDPEIPINVVELGLVYEAAVKHRDDGQRTVEVRMTLTAPACGMGDILVDDVRSKLEMIPTVAEADVELVFDPPWNRNMMSEAARLETGML